Proteins encoded in a region of the Myxococcales bacterium genome:
- a CDS encoding DUF3987 domain-containing protein, whose protein sequence is MRLADKRAELDGWEQPVPLGSGSPPPFPVSALPPTLRAWVQAEATATQTPPDLAAAMALASLAAAASKRFEVEVLPGWREPLNLYCAVSLPPGNRKSAVVRDATAPLLGFEHEEAERLRASVDAARHKLDIRREAHKRAMKRAAGSDDPAEMQEAIELGVQLDETELPVVPRLVADDVTPEQLTALMAAHGGRMAIISAEGGIFEIIAGRYSDSPNLEVFLKGHCGDDLRVDRVGRAPSHIPAPALTLGLAVQPEVVSGLASKPTFRGRGLLARVLFFMPESMVGHRLFDVPQVPDGVLDDYRELFRSLLRVPLDREGPKRMTAAHGAVSELRAFADDIEAKMAPGGSLAPMADWASKAVGATARLAGLFHLAGPTAGTSECSERSEIGVETMRSAIVVGRYLLAHAAAAFAVMGADSATAGAQHLLAWVQSKDTRQFTKREAHQANRAMFQRAADLDPMLALLEAHGFLFRRPDVPTHGGRPRGPSYTVNPSALAQKPQKPQNPVSAPEGSRV, encoded by the coding sequence GTGCGGCTGGCCGACAAGCGCGCCGAACTCGATGGGTGGGAGCAGCCAGTTCCCCTGGGCTCCGGCAGCCCGCCACCCTTTCCGGTATCGGCCTTGCCGCCCACGCTACGCGCGTGGGTTCAGGCCGAGGCCACTGCGACGCAGACGCCGCCGGACCTCGCCGCAGCTATGGCGCTCGCCTCCCTCGCCGCCGCCGCATCAAAGCGCTTTGAGGTGGAGGTGCTACCAGGCTGGCGCGAGCCTCTGAACCTGTACTGCGCCGTCTCCCTGCCGCCTGGCAACCGGAAGTCTGCCGTGGTGCGTGATGCCACCGCGCCACTGCTCGGCTTCGAGCACGAGGAGGCCGAGCGTCTGCGCGCTTCGGTCGATGCCGCAAGACATAAGCTCGATATTCGGCGCGAAGCACACAAGAGGGCGATGAAACGCGCAGCCGGCTCCGACGACCCGGCCGAGATGCAGGAGGCCATCGAGCTTGGCGTGCAGCTGGACGAAACGGAGCTGCCAGTGGTGCCCCGCCTGGTAGCCGACGACGTGACGCCGGAACAGCTCACGGCGCTCATGGCCGCGCACGGCGGGCGCATGGCGATCATCTCCGCCGAGGGCGGCATCTTCGAGATCATCGCGGGGCGCTACTCGGACAGTCCGAACCTCGAGGTGTTCTTGAAAGGCCATTGTGGCGACGACCTGCGCGTGGATCGGGTGGGGCGAGCGCCGAGCCACATCCCTGCGCCTGCGCTGACCCTGGGCCTCGCCGTTCAGCCGGAGGTGGTGTCAGGGCTCGCGAGCAAGCCGACCTTCCGAGGCCGGGGGCTCCTCGCCCGCGTGCTCTTCTTCATGCCCGAGAGCATGGTGGGGCATCGGCTCTTCGATGTTCCGCAGGTGCCGGACGGGGTCCTGGACGACTACCGCGAGCTCTTCCGCAGTCTCCTCCGTGTCCCCTTGGACCGGGAGGGACCGAAGCGCATGACGGCGGCCCACGGCGCGGTTTCGGAGCTTCGCGCGTTCGCCGACGACATCGAAGCGAAGATGGCGCCGGGCGGGTCGCTCGCCCCGATGGCCGACTGGGCCAGCAAGGCGGTAGGGGCGACTGCTCGTCTCGCCGGGCTGTTTCACCTCGCCGGGCCTACCGCGGGGACTTCCGAGTGTTCTGAGCGTTCTGAGATAGGCGTGGAGACCATGAGGTCCGCCATCGTGGTCGGGCGGTACCTCCTGGCACATGCCGCCGCCGCCTTCGCCGTGATGGGCGCGGATAGCGCTACGGCGGGGGCGCAGCATCTGCTCGCCTGGGTCCAGAGCAAAGACACCCGACAGTTCACCAAGAGGGAGGCGCACCAGGCAAACCGGGCGATGTTTCAGCGTGCAGCCGACCTCGACCCCATGCTCGCGCTGCTCGAGGCTCATGGGTTCCTCTTTCGCCGGCCTGATGTCCCGACCCACGGGGGCAGGCCCAGGGGACCGTCGTACACGGTCAACCCCTCCGCCCTAGCTCAAAAGCCTCAGAAGCCTCAAAACCCGGTGTCCGCTCCGGAGGGGTCGCGAGTATGA
- a CDS encoding helix-turn-helix domain-containing protein → MSGLVVIEAADLEKRIEAAVTRALRLHAAPQAGDWCDAKTSPLGSPWTFRRLAKQGAFPTFKQGRKLIARRADVERYIIDQRIELDHEQHPQSDPVDPVERLIAAGKLRVVGGGR, encoded by the coding sequence ATGAGCGGCCTTGTGGTCATCGAGGCCGCCGACCTGGAGAAGCGCATCGAAGCCGCCGTCACCCGGGCGCTCCGACTGCATGCGGCACCGCAGGCTGGCGACTGGTGCGACGCCAAGACCTCGCCGCTGGGGTCGCCCTGGACCTTCCGCCGGCTGGCAAAGCAGGGCGCTTTCCCGACCTTCAAGCAGGGCCGCAAGCTCATCGCCCGGCGCGCCGACGTGGAGCGGTACATCATCGACCAGCGCATCGAGCTCGATCACGAGCAGCACCCGCAGAGCGATCCCGTCGACCCCGTGGAGCGGCTCATCGCCGCCGGGAAGCTGCGCGTCGTGGGGGGCGGTCGGTGA
- a CDS encoding Uma2 family endonuclease: protein MAEAAKRRATYADVLAAPAGMIAEIIDGELRLSPRPALRHSAVSSALGEELGPPFKRGRGGPGGWIILDEPELHLASDILVPDLAGWQRERLPVLPDEPYLTLAPDWACEVLSPSTEKIDRADKLGIYAREGVRHVWLVNPIQRLLEVLRLGDGQWVRAAAFRDDARVRAEPFDAIELDLGVLWADVASG, encoded by the coding sequence ATGGCCGAAGCTGCGAAGCGGCGTGCGACCTACGCCGACGTGCTCGCAGCACCCGCCGGGATGATCGCTGAGATCATCGACGGTGAGCTACGACTTTCCCCGAGACCGGCCTTGCGGCACAGCGCCGTGTCCTCTGCACTGGGCGAGGAGCTCGGGCCGCCGTTCAAGAGAGGGCGGGGCGGCCCCGGTGGATGGATCATCCTCGACGAGCCCGAGCTGCACCTGGCGTCGGACATCCTGGTGCCGGACCTTGCGGGCTGGCAGAGAGAGCGGCTGCCGGTGCTTCCAGACGAGCCCTACCTCACTCTCGCACCGGATTGGGCATGCGAGGTGCTGTCGCCATCGACGGAGAAGATCGACCGCGCCGACAAGCTCGGCATCTATGCGCGCGAGGGGGTTCGCCATGTCTGGCTCGTGAACCCGATCCAGCGTTTGCTGGAGGTTCTGCGACTGGGCGACGGCCAGTGGGTGCGCGCCGCGGCATTCCGCGACGACGCCCGAGTGCGGGCGGAGCCCTTCGACGCCATCGAGCTCGATCTCGGCGTACTTTGGGCGGACGTCGCGTCGGGGTGA